Part of the Dethiosulfovibrio russensis genome, TTGTCCTTTTTCAACGAGAACTCTCCTCCTTCCGTCCTCTGTTACAGATGATTGTCTAAAGCGTCTCGTACAGCTTACCACTATACGCTTTATTTTACCATTTCGAACCTGACTTCTCCGATCCCGAGAAAAATTTTTCCAAAAACGGCGAGAGGTGGTGGTATTATCGGGACTTAGGGAGGTGTCTAGATATGGTGTCTATGAGAAAAACGATCCGAAAAAAAGCCCTCAGAGGATGCATCCCGGTGGTCGTTGTATTGACGATCATAACCGTCTTTATGTTTTTCAAGCTGACGGAACACCTGGTCGATGAGAGGGAAAAAATCATCTCCCAATCGATCTCGGGTTACTCCGATCTGGCCTACCAGACCTACGCCTTTATCGAAACCCATTGGGGAATGCACCTGTCGGCATTGATCCGTTCCGTCTCGAACGAACTTGACCTTAGAGATTACGACGATCGAAGACTTAGAGACGTCCTAAGAGAAAAGATCTCGGAAGACCAATATCTATTCCCCTACAGAGCCGACATAAGGGCCTGGATACTGCACGAAGAAAGCATCGTGGCCTCTACCGAAAAGGACGACTCGCCACCTCGGATATCGTCTCGATTCTCGTCAAGGCTACATCTTCTTGATAAAGACGAGATCCTGATGGACCCGCTACACTTAACGATAGTTACCGCCATGGGGAACGATATATACCTGCTGATAGAGACGGCGGAAGCGGCCATAGGAGGGGTCTCGGACCTGAAGACCATAGTCCGGGGACTCGCCCTTTTGCCTTCGGTGGAGGAGGTCCATCTGATCGACCCAGACGACCCTTCCGTGATACAAGGAACAGGAACCAAAGCGACGTGGGGTCAGAAGGCAGTGGTTCAAAGGCTTTTGGTGGACGACAGGGGAGGCTCCGAAAAATCCGTAAGCCCAAACCTGGTGCTATCAATCCTTCTGAATTTCAGACCGATATTCGCACTGGTCGGGCTAATGGCCCTTTCGATGATAGCCTCTATGGTTCTCATCGCATGGGCGGCTTTTGCCGCGGTAGGAAGGGCCTCGGACTGTATGTCGCGAGCCATCGGAGCCATGACGAGAAGAATAGACAAATTCACAGTCACGAATACACAGGAACAGACGGAACCGGTGAACACCGAGATAGAGGAAATCGAAAGGTTGTCTAACAGCTTCGATCATATGTCTCGGGAGCTAACCAAGTCCATAAGCGACCAGAATTATACGAGGGAGAAGATAGACGAACTATACTCCTCCCAGATGGCTCTAAGCGAGACGCTGGACAGGATAATTTCCCTCGGAACGGAGCTG contains:
- a CDS encoding HD-GYP domain-containing protein; amino-acid sequence: MRKTIRKKALRGCIPVVVVLTIITVFMFFKLTEHLVDEREKIISQSISGYSDLAYQTYAFIETHWGMHLSALIRSVSNELDLRDYDDRRLRDVLREKISEDQYLFPYRADIRAWILHEESIVASTEKDDSPPRISSRFSSRLHLLDKDEILMDPLHLTIVTAMGNDIYLLIETAEAAIGGVSDLKTIVRGLALLPSVEEVHLIDPDDPSVIQGTGTKATWGQKAVVQRLLVDDRGGSEKSVSPNLVLSILLNFRPIFALVGLMALSMIASMVLIAWAAFAAVGRASDCMSRAIGAMTRRIDKFTVTNTQEQTEPVNTEIEEIERLSNSFDHMSRELTKSISDQNYTREKIDELYSSQMALSETLDRIISLGTELTESALKDDESFLSHLFRSAMSLVPEANAGCISVLEKDRWRFVDAVGHDLEGLNRLKLQSRYMSTEERPIVKDHPSDRFIGVPEEIADEIRRLTLPAVSSCRYTIRSDGKVVGHLALDICGNTDAKFPESTVQTLESLGQIAGMFFSMRRVYKANQDLLEQVIMVLAEFLDDYDSCTRDHSKSVANLCRKTAEVMGLSKEESTRLYWAGLLHDIGKLTIPREIIMKPGPLTEEEYEIVKTHSEAGAAAVTKSKTLSDMAEPIRYHHERWDGKGYPEGLRGANIPLLARIISVCDVYDSITDDRPYRKRLTPEEASLEMKRSAGTQLDPGLVATFLEKVAPYLDDQDTPHPLG